A segment of the Desulfotomaculum sp. genome:
TTATTTTTAGCGAGGATGAAGAAATTATCGAGGAAACGGTTGGCGCTTTATTGCTCGGCAAAGGCCTTTCAGTATCTACGGCGGAGTCCTGTACAGGCGGTCTGATTGCCGAAAGGCTGACCACCATTCCGGGAAGTTCCGGTTATTTTTTAGGAAGCATAGTGGCTTATGACAACATGGTCAAGGAAAAGCTTTTAGGCGTACCCGGGAAGACCCTCGAACAGCACGGCGCGGTAAGCCGTGAAACCGCCGTGGCTATGGCTTTAGGCGCGCGGGATTTAACCGGAAGCTCTCTGGCTGTTGGAGTGACGGGTATTGCCGGGCCCGGCGGGGGGACGCAGGAAAAACCTGTAGGTCTGGTTTTTATTGCCCTGGCGGTTGACTGCGGGGCTGCCTGCCATCAGTTCCGTTTCCCGGGAAACCGGACGAGCGTCAGGTGGGGAGCGTCAAATGCCGCCCTGAACTTAATCAAACTTCATTTAGGCGGTTGATTTCGATATAGAGGAGGAAGACTTGGTTTGAACGATAAATATAAAGCCCTGGAAGGGGCCCTGGTGCAGATTGAACGCCAGTTTGGCAAGGGTTCGATTATGAAGCTGGGGGATGTGGCGGGGAAATTCGACGTGGAGGTTATTCCAACGGGGGCCCTGTCGCTGGACATTGCCCTGGGTATAGGAGGTGTGCCCCGCGGGCGTGTGGTAGAAATTTTCGGCCCTGAATCTTCCGGAAAGACCACCGTAGCCCTGCATATCATCGCTCAGGCGCAAAAAATGGGGGGTATCGCCGCTTTTATAGATGCCGAACATGCCATGGATCCCTATTATGCAAAAAATCTGGGTGTAGATATTGACAACCTCTACCTGTCCCAGCCCGACACGGGAGAGCAGGCGCTGGAGATCTGCGAAGCCCTGGTCCGCAGCGGGGCTGTCGACGTGGTCGTGATTGATTCGGTTGCGGCTCTTGTACCGCGTGCGGAAATTGAAGGCGAGATGGGCGATCCATTTGTGGGCTTGCAGGCCAGGCTTATGTCCCAGGCCTTGCGGAAGCTGACCGGCGTGATCAGCAAGTCCCGCGCGACGGCTATTTTTATTAACCAGCTCAGGGAAAAAGTAGGCGTTACTTTCGGCAACCCCGAAGTGACACCCGGCGGCAGGGCGCTGAAGTTTTATGCTTCAGTCCGGCTTGATGTCCGCAAAATAGAAACCTTGAAGCAGGGCTCCGATATGATTGGCAACCGCACGAGGGTTAAAGTAGTGAAGAATAAAATTGCCCCTCCTTTCAAGCAGGCTGAATTTGACATCATGTACGGGCACGGAATATCCCGGGAAGGCATCATCGTGGATATGGCGGCCGAACTTAACATAATCAACAAAAGCGGGGCATGGTATTCATACGGGGAAGAACGCCTCGGACAGGGGCGGGAAAACGCTAAGGATTTTCTTAAGGAACACCCGGAATTGGCCTTGGAAATTGAAAAGAAATTGCGCCAGACTTTTAATTTGAGTGAAAACAGATCGGCTCCGGCTGCGCCCCAGGAGTAGTTTTTGTTTTTCTTGACAGATAACTGTAAAGCTAGTACAATTTACGCTGGGAGAAAATAGAATCAGTATAGATATTAAAGTCCTTTTGGATCAGATACAGGTAATTACTATCCTTTAAAATAAAGCCATAGCAGGAATTATTACCAATAGGTAAGGTAGTTAAGTTATTACAACTGCCCTTTTGCTGTTTGGAGGTTTTATTTGTAAGTTTTTTAAATAACGAAGGAGAAGTGTTATATAACTGATTCTTTTTCTGCCGAGTATTGTCTCGGTATTTTTTATGTAATTTTTAACGCGTGTTTTCTAGGATTTGGGAGGTGAGATGCTTGGAGCCCCAGATAATAGGGGTATTGGTTGCTGTTGTTATAGTTGCTTTTGCAATTGGGTACCTGATCAGAAAATACCTTGCAGAGGCCAAAATTACTTCTGCTGAAGCAGAAGCGAAAAAAATAAAAGAAGAAGCTGTATTATTCGCTGAAGCTACCAGGCGGGAATCTGTTCTAGAAGCCAAGGAAGAAGTATTAAAGCTTCGCAACGAAGTCGAAAAGGAAAACAAGGAGCGGCGTTCCGAACTTCAGCGCCTGGAAAGAAGACTGGTCCAAAAAGAAGAAACCATGGACCGGAAAGTAGAGGGTATTGAACGCAAAGAAGAAGCATTAACCCGCAAGGAACAGGAAATTGAGGACATCAAAAACAAACTCAAAGAGATGCAGAACCGGAAGATAGCCGAGTTGGAAAGGGTTTCCGGAATGACCTCCGAAGAGGCAAGGCAGTTGTTGCTCTCCAACCTGGAAAAAGAGATTCAGCACGAAGAAGTAGTCATGATCCGCGAGATGGAAAACAGAATCAAAGAGGAGTCTGATAAAAAAGCACGGGATATTATCTCGCTTGCTATTCAGCGCTGTGCTGTGGACCATTCCGCTGAAACCACAGTTGCCGTAATTCCGCTGCCGAATGACGAGATGAAGGGGCGGATCATCGGCCGGGAAGGACGCAATATCAGAGCTTTTGAAACACTTACGGGTGTTGAGTTAATTATCGACGATACTCCGGAGGCAGTCATCCTGTCGGGGTTTGATCCCGTCCGCAGGGAGGCGGCAAGAATTGCCCTGGAAAAATTGATCGTGGACGGCCGAATCCATCCTGCCAGGATTGAGGAAATGGTGGACAGGGCTCAAAAAGAAATTGAGGTTCAGGTCCGGGAAGCCGGCGAACAGGCCTCCTTCCAGACAGGGGTGCACGGCCTGCACCCGGAAATGGTCAGCCTCCTCGGACGGCTGAAATACAGGACAAGTTATGGTCAAAATGTTCTCAAACACTCTGTTGAAGTAGCTCACCTGGGCGGTTTGATCGCTGCCGAGCTCGGGGTGGATATTCAGCTGACCAAACGCGCCGGCCTTCTGCACGATATAGGCAAGGCAGTGGACCATATGGTAGAAGGCCCCCATGTAACAATCGGTGTGGAACTGGCTAAAAAGTACCAGGAGCATCCCGAGATAGTTCATGCTATTGCCGCCCATCACGGTGATGAGGAACCAAAAACGATCATTGCGGTGCTTATCCAGGCTGCGGACGCGATTTCGGCCGCCAGGCCGGGAGCAAGGCGGGAAACCCTTGAAGCCTACTTGAAGAGGCTGCAAAAGCTCGAGGAAATTGCCAACTCCTTTGAGGGAGTTGATAAATCTTACGCTATCCAGGCAGGCAGGGAAATCCGGATCATGGTTAAACCGGAAAAAGTGGACGACCTGGGTTCGGTACACCTTGCTCGCGGGATTGCCAAAAAGATAGAGAATGAAGTTGAATATCCGGGGCAGATTAAAGTAACCATCTTACGGGAAATAAGAGTTGTGGAATATGCTAAATAGCAGGGGACGGCCCTGAAAAGGGCCGTTTTTTTCTTTTTATGGATCAATTAGATAAATATTTCTTTTTTTTAGGGCGTTTTTTAAGCAGGATTTATTGCATAAAGACAGAACATGATAATTGTTCTAGATAAAAAAAGGCGCCAATGATCAGTTTTAGACGGGAGGGTGATTGTTTTTGTTAACTGTCCGGCCAGGTGGCAAAGAAAACGTAAATTGGAGCGACGGTCTTTTAATTTCTATTCTCGTACGATATCCAGAAATAGCCACGATAAATTTTGATCCTGTCGGGCATTATTTAAAATTTTCCTTTATTTCTTCAAAGGTCCTCGAACCCGAATATTTTGACCGGATAAAGAAACAAGCGGTGGATAGCATAGAAGTTTTTAACCTTCTTGAAGGGAGAAAATCGAAGGTCGTTGAAATAAATCGCCTTGATTGCGACCAGTTAAATATAATAGAAGTCCAGCGTGATCTGGATACACTGGTGCACGAAGAGATTGCCTTGATAGTAAAGCTGGCGCGCGTGCTGCTTGGTGAAAATTTGGTTACGGAAGATGCAGACTTAAACCTTGATGACGACCAGTTCTTTCAAGAAGAGATAATCGAATACATGCTTGAAAGCATGAAGGGTTCCAATAGCGAGAAAAGTTTATTTGCCTTCCGGGAGGAAGACCGCGTCCTGGTATTCAATAAGTAGACGCCCATGCCCCGCGTAAAGCGGCGCCAGCAGAAAAATGAAAATTCATCAATACTAGGGAGGGCAATGCCTTAAATGCGAGGCGATTAATAAGCACGCAGGCAGTTGATCTCCCTAATGTAAATTGATTCTCAAGGATAGCGGGAGGAAAATTTTTTGCGTGTCTTACTAATCGGGGATATTGTCGGCAGGGCCGGCAGGAGGGCTGTAAAGGAAAATATACCGGAACTGGTTAAACAATTTGAAATAGATTTTATTATTGCCAACGGTGAAAACGCCGCCGGCGGCAACGGTTTAACCAATGAAGTGGCGAATGAGCTTTTTGCCTCCGGAATCAATGTCTTAACCATGGGAAACCACGTCTGGGACCAAAAAGAAATTTTTAATTTTATCGACAAAGAAAGCAGGATTGTAAGACCGGCCAATTATCCGGTCGGCGCTCCGGGAAACGGTGCAAACATATTCAAGAACAAACAGGGTGAGTCCATAGGTGTTATGAATCTATCAGGGCGGATTTTTATGCCCGGCAGCCTGGACTGCCCGTTTCACAAAGCTGACGAGATTTTAACGAAGCTTAAAAACAAGGTTAAAGCCCTGGTGGTCGACTTCCACGCAGAGGCGACCTCGGAGAAGATAGCTTTCGGACTCTACCTTGACGGACGTGTTTCGGCGGTTTGCGGGACACATACTCATGTTCAGACAGCCGATGAAAGAATACTTCCGGGCAGGACGGCTTATATCAGCGACATCGGTATGACAGGCCCGGCCGATTCAATAATCGGTGTGAAAGCCGACCTGGTTATTAAAAAGTACCTCACCCAGCTTCCCAGGCGGTTCGAGGTAGCCCCGGGACCTTACCAGTTTAATGCCGTAGTAATTGAGATAGATGCACAGACAGGTGAATCCGGAAGCATAGTGAGAATAGCAAATAATGAATAGTCAGAATTGACAATTAAATAATTTCTGGATAATAAAAGGAATTTTATTACTTACCAAGAATACTTATGTAAGAAGATTGATTTTTTTCCGGTAAAAAGAAGGAGGTTTCGACCATGGAGGTGTTAAAGGTAGCAGCAAAGTCCAGTCCAAATTCTGTAGCTGGCGCATTGGCCGGGGTGCTCAGAGAACGGGGCTGCGCGGAAATACAGGCAATCGGCGCAGGGGCCCTCAACCAGGCGATTAAGGCAATTGCTATTGCGCGAGGTTTTATAGCC
Coding sequences within it:
- a CDS encoding TIGR00282 family metallophosphoesterase — its product is MRVLLIGDIVGRAGRRAVKENIPELVKQFEIDFIIANGENAAGGNGLTNEVANELFASGINVLTMGNHVWDQKEIFNFIDKESRIVRPANYPVGAPGNGANIFKNKQGESIGVMNLSGRIFMPGSLDCPFHKADEILTKLKNKVKALVVDFHAEATSEKIAFGLYLDGRVSAVCGTHTHVQTADERILPGRTAYISDIGMTGPADSIIGVKADLVIKKYLTQLPRRFEVAPGPYQFNAVVIEIDAQTGESGSIVRIANNE
- the rny gene encoding ribonuclease Y, which encodes MEPQIIGVLVAVVIVAFAIGYLIRKYLAEAKITSAEAEAKKIKEEAVLFAEATRRESVLEAKEEVLKLRNEVEKENKERRSELQRLERRLVQKEETMDRKVEGIERKEEALTRKEQEIEDIKNKLKEMQNRKIAELERVSGMTSEEARQLLLSNLEKEIQHEEVVMIREMENRIKEESDKKARDIISLAIQRCAVDHSAETTVAVIPLPNDEMKGRIIGREGRNIRAFETLTGVELIIDDTPEAVILSGFDPVRREAARIALEKLIVDGRIHPARIEEMVDRAQKEIEVQVREAGEQASFQTGVHGLHPEMVSLLGRLKYRTSYGQNVLKHSVEVAHLGGLIAAELGVDIQLTKRAGLLHDIGKAVDHMVEGPHVTIGVELAKKYQEHPEIVHAIAAHHGDEEPKTIIAVLIQAADAISAARPGARRETLEAYLKRLQKLEEIANSFEGVDKSYAIQAGREIRIMVKPEKVDDLGSVHLARGIAKKIENEVEYPGQIKVTILREIRVVEYAK
- the recA gene encoding recombinase RecA, with protein sequence MNDKYKALEGALVQIERQFGKGSIMKLGDVAGKFDVEVIPTGALSLDIALGIGGVPRGRVVEIFGPESSGKTTVALHIIAQAQKMGGIAAFIDAEHAMDPYYAKNLGVDIDNLYLSQPDTGEQALEICEALVRSGAVDVVVIDSVAALVPRAEIEGEMGDPFVGLQARLMSQALRKLTGVISKSRATAIFINQLREKVGVTFGNPEVTPGGRALKFYASVRLDVRKIETLKQGSDMIGNRTRVKVVKNKIAPPFKQAEFDIMYGHGISREGIIVDMAAELNIINKSGAWYSYGEERLGQGRENAKDFLKEHPELALEIEKKLRQTFNLSENRSAPAAPQE
- a CDS encoding stage V sporulation protein S, which encodes MEVLKVAAKSSPNSVAGALAGVLRERGCAEIQAIGAGALNQAIKAIAIARGFIAPSGIDLICIPAFTDVIIDGEERTAIKLIVEPR